In Thioclava sp. GXIMD2076, one DNA window encodes the following:
- a CDS encoding capsule biosynthesis protein CapA, whose translation MPLFDNRHFLLLQGPHGPFFRQLAQMLGRAGAKVWRVGFNGGDAAFWHDPETFIPWQGTPEAWLEAVTDLFLEKQITDIVLYGDTRAIHAQAIIAARAAGIRVHVFEEGYLRPYWITYERGGSNGHSRLMEMSVEQMRAALDQSDIDFPDAPPRWGDMRHHVFYGALYHFRVMRGASRWPNFRSHRGVTVMEEFRFYLRRMLRMPLHMLQRWLATSRVKYGGFPYHLVLMQLEHDSSFVMHSPFASQTDFLDLVMKGFAAGAPSHHHLVLKAHPLEDGRAPIEAAIRNGVARYGLKGRVHFVRGGKLAGLLAQARSAVTVNSTAAQQVLWRGLPIKAFGAAVYDKPEFVSQQSLPDFFTAPARPDTRAYRDYRHYLLETSQVPGGFYSAKGRRTLLRQVVDMMLSTEDPYDALTSGTAAPRQQLRVIK comes from the coding sequence ATGCCCCTGTTCGACAATCGCCATTTCCTGCTGCTGCAAGGCCCTCACGGGCCCTTCTTCCGTCAGCTGGCCCAGATGCTGGGCCGTGCGGGGGCCAAGGTGTGGCGTGTGGGGTTCAATGGCGGGGATGCGGCCTTCTGGCATGACCCCGAGACCTTTATCCCATGGCAGGGCACACCCGAGGCATGGCTCGAGGCCGTGACCGATCTCTTCCTCGAGAAACAGATCACCGATATCGTGCTCTATGGCGACACCCGCGCGATCCATGCACAAGCCATCATCGCCGCGCGGGCCGCAGGTATCCGCGTGCATGTCTTCGAGGAGGGCTATCTGCGCCCCTACTGGATCACCTATGAACGCGGCGGCTCCAACGGGCATTCGCGGCTGATGGAGATGAGCGTGGAGCAGATGCGCGCGGCGCTCGACCAATCCGATATCGACTTCCCCGATGCGCCGCCGCGCTGGGGCGATATGCGCCATCATGTCTTCTACGGCGCGCTCTACCATTTCCGCGTCATGCGCGGGGCCAGTCGCTGGCCCAATTTCCGCTCGCATCGCGGGGTCACGGTGATGGAGGAGTTCCGCTTCTATCTGCGCCGTATGCTACGGATGCCCCTTCATATGCTCCAACGCTGGCTCGCGACCTCGCGCGTGAAATATGGCGGTTTTCCCTATCATCTTGTGCTGATGCAGCTTGAACATGACAGTAGCTTCGTCATGCACTCCCCCTTTGCCAGCCAGACCGACTTCCTCGATCTGGTGATGAAGGGCTTTGCCGCAGGCGCGCCCAGCCATCACCATCTGGTGCTGAAAGCCCATCCGCTTGAAGATGGCCGTGCGCCCATTGAAGCGGCGATCCGCAACGGTGTGGCCCGCTACGGGCTCAAGGGGCGGGTCCATTTCGTGCGCGGCGGCAAACTGGCCGGTCTGCTGGCACAGGCCCGCTCCGCCGTTACGGTCAACTCCACCGCCGCCCAACAGGTGCTCTGGCGCGGGCTACCAATCAAGGCTTTCGGCGCGGCGGTCTATGACAAGCCCGAATTCGTCTCGCAGCAGTCGCTGCCCGATTTCTTCACTGCGCCTGCGCGCCCGGACACCCGCGCCTATCGCGATTACCGCCATTATCTGCTGGAAACCAGCCAAGTCCCTGGCGGTTTCTACTCGGCCAAGGGTCGGCGGACGCTTCTGCGGCAGGTCGTCGACATGATGCTCTCGACCGAAGATCCCTATGATGCGCTGACCTCCGGAACAGCGGCACCTCGGCAACAGTTGCGCGTAATAAAGTGA
- a CDS encoding riboflavin synthase has translation MFTGIITDMGEVLALEQQGDLWARIGTSYDVDTVDIGASIACDGVCLTVISKGKDPQDWFDVQISAESVAKTNIGRNSWHVGRRLNLERALKVGDELGGHIVAGHVDGVAEIVSIRDEGDSSRFTFRAPDDLASFIAPKGSVTLNGTSLTVNEVSGAEFGVNIIPHTKEVTTWGTAKAGDPINIEIDTMARYVARLQEWNA, from the coding sequence ATGTTCACCGGGATCATTACCGATATGGGCGAAGTTCTTGCGCTGGAACAGCAGGGTGACCTCTGGGCGCGGATCGGCACCTCTTACGATGTGGATACGGTGGATATCGGGGCCTCCATCGCCTGCGACGGGGTCTGCCTGACCGTGATTTCCAAGGGTAAGGACCCGCAGGACTGGTTCGATGTGCAGATCTCGGCGGAAAGCGTCGCCAAGACCAATATCGGACGGAATTCATGGCATGTGGGCCGCCGCCTGAACCTCGAGCGCGCGCTCAAGGTGGGCGACGAACTCGGCGGCCATATTGTGGCGGGCCATGTCGATGGCGTGGCCGAGATCGTGTCGATCCGTGACGAGGGCGACAGCTCGCGTTTCACCTTCCGCGCACCCGATGATCTGGCCAGTTTCATCGCGCCCAAAGGCTCGGTGACGCTTAATGGCACGTCGCTTACCGTGAACGAAGTGTCGGGGGCGGAATTCGGTGTGAATATCATTCCGCATACCAAAGAAGTGACAACATGGGGCACGGCCAAAGCCGGCGACCCGATCAATATCGAGATCGATACGATGGCGCGTTACGTCGCGCGCCTGCAGGAGTGGAACGCATGA
- the ribB gene encoding 3,4-dihydroxy-2-butanone-4-phosphate synthase: MSEIKPVDKSGTHDVPGPVEESYRDAISSIEEIIEDARNGRMYILVDHEDRENEGDLCIPAQMATPDAINFMATHGRGLVCLALTSDRVDALGLPSMAASNSSRQETAFTVSIEAREGISTGISAHDRARTVSVAIDPMKTGDDLASPGHVFPLRARDGGVLVRAGHTEAVVDVSRLAGMNPAGVICEVMKEDGTMARLPDLIAFGQKYGIKIGTISDLIAYRRRYDNLVTETAQKPVTSVHGGDWAMRVFTDDLEGAEHIVLSKGDLTGEAPVLVRMHALDPLGDALGLVPGREGDIGRALDAIAAEGRGVFVALRDPGMKLPLVDEGSPNTLRQYGLGAQILAALGLSKVELLTNSPLPKVVGIDGYGLEICATRKY, encoded by the coding sequence ATGAGCGAGATTAAACCCGTGGACAAATCCGGCACCCATGATGTTCCGGGCCCCGTCGAGGAAAGCTATCGCGATGCGATCTCCTCCATCGAGGAAATCATCGAGGATGCCCGTAACGGTCGGATGTATATCCTTGTCGACCACGAGGACCGCGAGAACGAGGGCGATCTGTGCATCCCCGCCCAGATGGCGACCCCCGATGCGATCAATTTCATGGCGACCCATGGGCGCGGGCTTGTCTGCCTTGCGCTGACCTCGGACCGCGTTGATGCGCTGGGGCTGCCGTCCATGGCGGCCTCCAACAGTTCGCGTCAGGAAACCGCCTTTACCGTCTCGATCGAGGCCCGTGAGGGGATTTCGACCGGTATCTCGGCACATGACCGCGCGCGCACCGTATCGGTGGCCATCGACCCGATGAAGACGGGCGATGATCTCGCTTCGCCGGGCCATGTCTTCCCGCTGCGTGCCCGCGATGGCGGTGTGCTGGTGCGGGCCGGCCATACCGAAGCCGTGGTCGATGTCTCGCGTCTGGCGGGCATGAACCCTGCCGGTGTGATCTGCGAGGTCATGAAGGAAGACGGCACCATGGCGCGTCTCCCCGACCTGATCGCCTTCGGCCAGAAATACGGTATCAAGATCGGCACGATCTCCGATCTGATCGCCTATCGCCGCCGCTACGACAACCTCGTGACCGAAACCGCCCAGAAGCCCGTGACCTCGGTCCATGGCGGCGATTGGGCGATGCGCGTGTTCACCGACGATCTGGAGGGCGCCGAACATATCGTGCTGTCGAAGGGCGATCTGACGGGCGAGGCGCCGGTTCTGGTGCGTATGCATGCGCTCGATCCGCTGGGCGATGCGCTGGGTCTCGTGCCGGGCCGCGAGGGCGATATCGGGCGTGCGCTCGATGCGATTGCCGCCGAGGGTCGTGGCGTGTTCGTGGCGCTGCGCGATCCGGGCATGAAGCTGCCGCTGGTCGATGAGGGCAGCCCCAACACGCTGCGCCAATACGGTCTGGGTGCGCAGATCCTCGCGGCACTGGGCCTGTCGAAGGTCGAGCTGCTGACCAATTCCCCTCTTCCCAAAGTCGTCGGGATCGATGGCTACGGGCTCGAAATCTGCGCGACGCGTAAATACTGA
- a CDS encoding 6,7-dimethyl-8-ribityllumazine synthase, which produces MAESETHYTLPAPSFDKPVRMLIVVAPYYKEIADHMVKGAREMAESCGAVVDIVEVPGALEIPTAIKLAARMADYDCFTALGCVIRGETTHYDTVCNDSSRAIQLMGLEGILIGNGILTVENYDQAEVRANTAKANKGGGAAAAALHLLALSRKWANRTKGIGFRPQGESVRIAGEAEGTKTA; this is translated from the coding sequence ATGGCCGAATCTGAGACCCATTACACCCTTCCGGCGCCGAGCTTCGACAAGCCCGTGCGGATGCTGATCGTGGTGGCGCCCTATTACAAGGAGATCGCGGATCACATGGTGAAGGGTGCGCGCGAGATGGCGGAAAGCTGTGGCGCGGTGGTCGATATCGTCGAGGTGCCCGGTGCGCTGGAGATCCCGACCGCGATCAAACTGGCCGCGCGTATGGCCGATTACGACTGTTTCACCGCTCTGGGTTGCGTGATCCGCGGCGAGACCACGCATTATGACACGGTCTGCAATGACAGCTCGCGCGCGATCCAGCTGATGGGGCTCGAGGGTATCTTGATCGGCAACGGCATCCTGACGGTCGAGAATTACGATCAGGCCGAGGTGCGCGCCAATACCGCCAAGGCGAACAAAGGTGGCGGAGCTGCTGCTGCGGCCTTGCATTTGCTCGCTCTATCGCGCAAATGGGCGAACCGGACAAAAGGGATTGGCTTCCGCCCGCAGGGCGAGTCGGTCCGCATTGCCGGTGAAGCCGAAGGAACCAAGACCGCATGA
- the nusB gene encoding transcription antitermination factor NusB, whose translation MTEDMPAEKPRKPSLEEKRRMKSAARLYAVQALFQMEAGGQSADKVRAEFENFRFGAVIDDVEMSEGNVDLFRRILDDAVMWQGKIDKATDKALLESWPLNRIDSVLRALFRAAGAELVNPATPPKVVINEFVEVARAFFPDGREPKFVNAVIDNMARQLRDDMA comes from the coding sequence ATGACCGAAGATATGCCCGCCGAAAAACCGCGCAAACCCTCGCTCGAGGAAAAGCGCCGGATGAAATCCGCAGCACGGCTCTATGCCGTGCAGGCCCTGTTCCAGATGGAAGCAGGCGGTCAGTCTGCGGATAAGGTGCGGGCAGAGTTCGAGAATTTCCGTTTTGGTGCGGTGATCGACGATGTCGAGATGTCGGAAGGAAATGTTGATCTGTTCCGCCGGATCTTGGATGACGCGGTAATGTGGCAGGGCAAGATCGACAAGGCCACCGATAAGGCGCTGCTGGAGAGCTGGCCGCTGAACCGGATTGATTCGGTTTTGCGTGCGCTCTTCCGTGCGGCAGGGGCCGAGCTGGTCAATCCGGCGACTCCGCCGAAAGTAGTGATCAACGAATTCGTGGAAGTGGCTCGCGCCTTCTTCCCCGATGGCCGCGAACCAAAATTCGTGAATGCCGTCATCGACAATATGGCCCGCCAGCTGCGCGACGATATGGCCTGA
- a CDS encoding GNAT family N-acetyltransferase, whose product MITILREHPVQENLALLHKRHFDAMHADTPPGSIHMLPPDALAAPQIRFFVMREEGRAIGMGAWNRHGPDLAELKSMHVLYEERGRGLARMMLRHLLADVAEAGIREVRLETGAQASFQVARSLYETEGFTRCAPFADYTLDPMSVYMALSLPVAVKT is encoded by the coding sequence ATGATTACCATTCTGCGCGAACATCCTGTTCAGGAAAATCTGGCGCTTCTGCACAAGCGCCATTTCGATGCGATGCATGCCGACACGCCGCCCGGCTCCATCCATATGCTGCCGCCCGATGCGCTGGCCGCGCCGCAGATCCGGTTTTTCGTGATGCGCGAGGAAGGCCGTGCCATCGGCATGGGGGCGTGGAACCGCCATGGACCCGATCTGGCCGAGCTGAAATCCATGCATGTGCTTTATGAGGAGCGCGGCCGCGGGCTGGCGCGGATGATGCTGCGCCACCTTCTGGCCGATGTGGCGGAGGCAGGGATCCGCGAGGTGCGGCTGGAAACCGGTGCGCAGGCCAGCTTCCAGGTTGCGCGCAGCCTCTACGAGACGGAAGGCTTCACGCGATGTGCACCTTTCGCCGACTATACCCTTGATCCGATGAGCGTCTATATGGCGCTGAGCCTGCCGGTCGCGGTGAAAACCTAA
- a CDS encoding cation:proton antiporter, translating into MDIVIIVAIIASLFFVIGVAEPLAARLRLPYSVIIAALGMLIGSAAIFFLQTTLTDALNPVAEAILGLPIRANVFLYIFLPLLLFQVTLGMNLRRMMDDWVPILVMAVVAVVVATLSVGYALSYISSLPLAACLLVGAIVSTTDPSAVVSIFRSLSAPQRLARIIEGESLLNDAAAIALFGLFIGYVMLGVPDPELGEALGRFPMLIAGGAATGWVLSQIGLRIMGLFPRYELAQMSVSVALPYLSYIIAEQLIGASGVIAVVAAGLTLNLAGPGRIEPQTWTNMRETWDLVAHWAGALIFILAALLIPRLLEGTTVTDFLLIGVVVVAAIAARAVILWGLLPVLTLLRLSPPVERPYRVAILWGGLRGAVTLALALAVTENALVPVEIKRVVGILATGFTLFTLIVQGTTLRSVIGKLGLDKLSPLDQALANQVIAVSLQTVREDVAKSSENYNLNHEIIRAEAKRFGERLDSVVRAAEAGANILDRDRITLGLIALAGFEREQVLSRLRDRSISSRIGEAALSQTDHLIEGARAQGRTGYQRAARSAIDYGRAFRIANFLHNRLRFSMPLALLTADRFERLLSQRMILRDLDAFIDARIRRIHGRRVADLLHELLARRVEALETALYGLRLQYPGYAEELERRLIRRTALRMEEREYNTMHEDGLISEEVFTSLMQDISARRLKAEERPMLDLQVQRADILRRMRLFEDLDERIRKPLGRSLRTRYFDPGDKIMRKERHARSVFFIASGAVELETAGQISRLGRGDMFGELALLTGKPRRTDVRAIAPSTILELDEKRFRKLLRRSPAIREAAREAAEKRGISIDDLLEETAPETAK; encoded by the coding sequence ATGGATATCGTCATTATTGTCGCGATTATCGCGTCACTCTTTTTCGTGATCGGCGTGGCCGAGCCTCTCGCCGCCCGCCTGCGGCTACCCTATTCGGTGATCATCGCCGCATTGGGCATGTTGATCGGCTCGGCGGCGATCTTCTTTTTACAGACCACGCTGACCGATGCGCTCAATCCCGTGGCCGAGGCGATCCTCGGCCTGCCGATCCGTGCCAATGTCTTCCTCTATATCTTCCTGCCGCTCCTGCTGTTCCAGGTAACATTGGGCATGAACCTGCGCCGGATGATGGATGACTGGGTGCCGATCCTCGTGATGGCGGTTGTGGCCGTCGTGGTAGCCACTCTTTCGGTGGGATACGCGCTCTCCTATATCTCCTCGCTGCCGCTCGCTGCCTGTCTACTGGTCGGCGCGATTGTCTCCACGACCGATCCTTCGGCCGTGGTCAGCATCTTCCGCTCGCTCTCGGCCCCGCAGCGGCTGGCGCGGATCATCGAGGGCGAGAGCCTTCTGAACGACGCCGCCGCCATCGCGCTCTTCGGCCTCTTCATCGGTTATGTGATGCTGGGCGTGCCGGACCCCGAACTGGGCGAGGCCTTGGGCCGCTTCCCGATGCTGATCGCGGGCGGCGCCGCCACCGGCTGGGTGCTGTCGCAGATCGGCCTGCGCATCATGGGGCTCTTTCCCCGTTACGAGCTGGCGCAGATGTCGGTTTCGGTCGCCCTCCCCTATCTGTCCTATATTATCGCCGAACAGCTGATCGGGGCCTCCGGTGTGATCGCCGTGGTGGCCGCAGGTCTGACGCTCAACCTCGCGGGGCCCGGCCGGATCGAGCCGCAGACATGGACCAACATGCGCGAGACCTGGGATCTGGTGGCCCATTGGGCCGGCGCATTGATCTTTATTCTGGCCGCGCTCCTGATCCCGCGGCTTCTCGAAGGCACTACTGTCACCGACTTCCTGTTGATCGGTGTGGTCGTCGTGGCGGCCATCGCCGCGCGCGCGGTGATCCTCTGGGGACTGCTGCCGGTGCTAACGCTTCTGCGCCTCTCGCCGCCGGTCGAGCGGCCCTATCGCGTGGCCATTCTCTGGGGCGGGTTGCGCGGCGCGGTAACGCTGGCGCTCGCACTGGCCGTGACCGAGAACGCTCTGGTGCCCGTCGAGATCAAGCGCGTTGTCGGCATCCTTGCCACGGGCTTCACCCTATTCACCCTGATCGTCCAAGGGACGACCCTGCGCAGCGTGATCGGCAAGCTGGGACTCGACAAGCTCTCGCCGCTCGATCAGGCGCTAGCCAATCAGGTCATCGCCGTCTCGCTACAGACCGTGCGCGAGGATGTCGCCAAATCCAGCGAGAACTACAACCTCAACCACGAGATCATCCGCGCCGAGGCGAAGCGCTTCGGCGAGAGGCTGGATTCTGTCGTGCGGGCCGCCGAAGCCGGTGCCAATATTCTGGATCGCGACCGGATCACATTGGGTCTGATCGCGCTGGCAGGGTTCGAGCGCGAACAGGTGCTAAGCCGCCTGCGCGACCGCTCGATCTCGTCGCGTATCGGCGAGGCCGCACTCAGCCAGACCGACCATCTGATCGAAGGCGCACGCGCTCAAGGCCGGACCGGTTACCAGCGCGCGGCCCGCAGCGCCATTGATTACGGGCGCGCCTTCCGGATCGCCAATTTCCTGCACAACCGCTTGCGCTTCTCGATGCCGCTTGCCCTGCTGACCGCCGACCGGTTCGAAAGGCTCCTGTCACAGCGCATGATCCTGCGCGATCTGGATGCGTTCATCGATGCCCGCATCCGCCGCATCCATGGCCGCCGCGTGGCCGACCTGCTCCACGAGCTGCTCGCGCGCCGTGTGGAGGCGCTGGAAACCGCGCTCTACGGTCTGCGCCTGCAATATCCGGGCTATGCCGAAGAGCTCGAGCGCCGCCTGATCCGCCGCACAGCCCTGCGGATGGAAGAGCGCGAATACAACACGATGCACGAGGACGGACTGATCTCCGAGGAGGTCTTCACCTCGCTCATGCAGGATATCTCTGCACGCCGCCTGAAGGCCGAGGAACGCCCGATGCTGGACCTGCAGGTGCAGCGGGCCGACATCCTGCGCCGGATGCGGCTGTTCGAGGATTTGGACGAACGTATCCGCAAACCTCTGGGCCGCAGCCTGCGCACGCGCTATTTCGATCCGGGTGACAAGATCATGCGCAAGGAACGCCATGCCCGCTCGGTCTTTTTCATCGCCTCGGGAGCGGTCGAGCTGGAAACGGCAGGGCAGATCTCGCGTCTCGGGCGGGGCGATATGTTCGGCGAACTGGCCTTGCTGACCGGCAAGCCGCGGCGCACCGATGTGCGTGCCATCGCGCCCTCGACGATTCTGGAGCTGGATGAAAAACGGTTCCGCAAGCTCTTGCGCCGTAGCCCCGCCATCCGCGAGGCCGCCCGCGAGGCCGCCGAAAAGCGTGGTATCTCGATCGACGATCTTCTGGAGGAGACCGCGCCGGAGACTGCGAAATAA
- a CDS encoding Bax inhibitor-1/YccA family protein has product MAGFNTMRTATGARQAQIDAGLRAHMNKVYGLMSAAMLITGAVAWALAGLAMTNDPAAAVGTMRNGTMLTQFGALLYTSPLKWVVMLAPLAVVFLFSATINRMSVGAAQLVFWVYAALVGASISSIFLVFTGVSIAQTFLVTAIAFASLSLYGYTTKRDLSPMGSFLMMGLIGLIVASIVNIFIASSALAFAVSVLGVLIFAGLTAYDTQKIKTTYLEMAHSGEDFLGKAAIMGALSLYLDFLNLFMLLLNFMGNRE; this is encoded by the coding sequence ATGGCTGGTTTTAACACGATGCGCACCGCGACCGGCGCGCGTCAGGCGCAGATTGACGCAGGTCTGCGCGCACACATGAACAAGGTCTACGGGCTGATGTCGGCAGCGATGCTCATCACCGGGGCAGTGGCATGGGCGCTTGCCGGCCTTGCAATGACCAATGATCCGGCCGCCGCGGTCGGCACCATGCGCAATGGCACCATGCTGACGCAGTTCGGCGCGTTGCTCTATACCTCGCCGCTGAAATGGGTGGTGATGCTGGCGCCTCTAGCCGTCGTCTTCCTGTTCTCGGCCACGATCAACCGCATGTCGGTCGGTGCGGCACAGCTGGTCTTCTGGGTCTATGCGGCGCTTGTGGGCGCATCGATTTCCTCGATCTTCCTCGTCTTCACCGGCGTATCCATTGCCCAGACCTTCCTCGTGACCGCGATCGCCTTCGCTTCGCTCTCGCTTTATGGCTACACCACCAAACGCGACCTGTCGCCGATGGGCTCGTTCCTGATGATGGGTCTGATCGGCCTGATCGTGGCGTCGATCGTCAATATCTTCATCGCGAGCTCGGCTCTGGCCTTCGCCGTGTCCGTTCTTGGTGTGCTGATCTTCGCGGGTCTGACCGCCTATGACACGCAGAAGATCAAGACTACCTATCTCGAGATGGCACATTCGGGCGAGGACTTCCTTGGCAAGGCTGCCATCATGGGTGCGCTGAGCCTCTATCTGGACTTCCTCAACCTGTTTATGCTGCTCCTGAACTTCATGGGGAACCGCGAATAA
- a CDS encoding NADPH:quinone oxidoreductase family protein → MPQMTAFQVVDFARPPEHRPCARPEPEAGELLIRIHACGLNFADLLMMQGRYQDTPAPPFTLGLECAGEVVGRGVGCTIPLGTRVAVYAGQGGLAEYGSFPEAACIPLPPDTPYDEAAGLLITYGTSHLALTHTAGLRAGETLAVIGAAGGVGLTAVEIGAQLGARVIAVARGAEKCAIARTAGAAETIDSDTAGEQGGLKAGLKALGGVDVVYDAVGGTLGEAAFRALNRGGRFLLIGFAGGTPPALPLNHALVKNISIHGLYWGGYREIAPQAFRRSLDEVLRDHAAGHLRPHVSHRLPFARVGEALELLRNRQSSGKIVIAIDGSSF, encoded by the coding sequence ATGCCCCAGATGACCGCCTTCCAAGTCGTCGATTTCGCGCGCCCGCCCGAGCACCGCCCCTGCGCAAGGCCCGAGCCCGAAGCGGGAGAGCTGCTGATCCGTATCCATGCCTGTGGGCTGAATTTTGCCGATCTGCTGATGATGCAGGGCCGGTATCAGGACACCCCAGCCCCGCCCTTCACCTTGGGGCTGGAATGTGCGGGCGAGGTCGTGGGGCGCGGGGTCGGCTGCACCATTCCGCTCGGCACAAGGGTCGCCGTCTATGCAGGACAGGGCGGGCTGGCAGAATATGGCAGCTTTCCGGAAGCCGCCTGCATCCCGCTCCCGCCAGACACCCCCTATGACGAGGCTGCCGGGCTCCTCATCACCTATGGCACATCCCATCTCGCACTGACCCATACGGCGGGCCTGCGCGCCGGAGAAACGCTTGCGGTGATCGGTGCGGCAGGTGGCGTCGGACTGACCGCCGTGGAGATCGGGGCGCAACTGGGGGCACGGGTGATCGCCGTGGCGCGCGGTGCGGAGAAATGCGCCATCGCCCGCACGGCAGGTGCGGCCGAGACCATCGACAGCGATACGGCCGGAGAACAAGGCGGGCTCAAGGCAGGGTTGAAGGCTCTGGGCGGGGTTGATGTGGTTTATGATGCCGTGGGCGGCACACTTGGCGAGGCGGCCTTCCGCGCGCTGAACCGTGGCGGCCGCTTTCTGCTGATCGGCTTTGCGGGGGGCACCCCACCGGCGCTCCCGCTCAATCACGCGCTGGTCAAGAATATCTCGATCCACGGGCTGTATTGGGGCGGATACCGCGAGATCGCCCCCCAAGCCTTCCGTCGCTCGCTCGATGAGGTGCTGCGCGATCATGCGGCGGGCCATCTGCGCCCGCATGTCTCCCACCGGCTCCCCTTCGCCCGTGTGGGCGAGGCGCTGGAGCTGCTACGCAACCGACAGTCGAGCGGCAAGATCGTGATCGCCATCGATGGCAGCAGTTTTTAA
- a CDS encoding helix-turn-helix transcriptional regulator, whose translation MKHPVDAHVGKRIRHRRWMIGVTQQQLADKVGIKFQQIQKYETGMNRVSASRLWDISEALDVPISFFFEGLDGQVDKKEVEGDILADKEALALVRSYYAIPEEQRRRLFDLAKVLSASSAA comes from the coding sequence ATGAAACACCCAGTTGATGCCCATGTAGGTAAACGTATTCGCCATCGTCGCTGGATGATCGGCGTCACGCAGCAGCAGCTCGCGGACAAGGTTGGAATCAAGTTTCAACAGATTCAGAAATACGAAACCGGCATGAACCGCGTTTCGGCATCGCGTCTTTGGGACATCTCCGAAGCTCTCGATGTTCCGATCTCCTTTTTCTTCGAAGGTCTGGACGGTCAGGTCGACAAGAAGGAAGTGGAAGGCGACATCCTTGCCGACAAGGAAGCTCTGGCGCTCGTCCGCTCCTACTACGCAATTCCCGAAGAACAGCGCCGTCGCCTTTTCGATCTGGCAAAAGTGCTCTCGGCTTCTTCTGCAGCCTGA
- a CDS encoding inositol monophosphatase family protein, translating into MSASHDLSSNDITALTELAGRLADAARRETLARFRPAGGIAAANKEAAGFDPVTEADRAAEAAMREILRRERPEDGIYGEEQGQSLGTSGYVWVLDPIDGTRGFMSGTPTWGVLIGLARVVDGALGAPFLGIVDQPYIGERFIGGPGIARLIGPHGEHDLKTRSAATDALADAVLFTTFPEVGTLEEGAAFKRLSTQAKLTRYGMDCYAYALLAAGQIDLVVEAQLHPYDIQGPMAVVEAAGGIVTNWQGGPAHLGGQVIAAANPEIHAAALAVLNG; encoded by the coding sequence ATGAGCGCGTCACACGATCTTTCCTCCAATGACATCACCGCGCTGACGGAGCTCGCAGGGCGGTTGGCCGATGCGGCCCGACGCGAGACGCTGGCCCGTTTCCGGCCCGCAGGCGGTATAGCCGCCGCCAACAAAGAGGCTGCGGGCTTCGATCCGGTGACCGAGGCCGATCGCGCAGCCGAAGCGGCGATGCGCGAGATCCTTCGCCGTGAACGTCCCGAAGACGGGATCTATGGCGAGGAACAGGGGCAGTCGCTAGGCACGAGCGGCTATGTCTGGGTGCTCGATCCGATCGACGGCACACGGGGCTTCATGTCCGGCACGCCCACCTGGGGGGTGCTGATCGGGCTCGCGCGGGTGGTTGATGGCGCGCTCGGCGCGCCGTTTCTCGGGATCGTGGACCAGCCCTATATCGGCGAGCGGTTCATCGGCGGTCCGGGGATCGCCAGGCTGATCGGACCGCATGGCGAACATGATCTCAAAACGCGTAGCGCGGCCACCGATGCGCTCGCCGACGCCGTGCTCTTTACGACATTCCCAGAGGTCGGCACCCTCGAGGAGGGCGCGGCCTTCAAGCGCCTGTCCACGCAGGCCAAGCTGACGCGTTATGGAATGGATTGCTATGCCTATGCGCTTCTTGCGGCGGGGCAGATCGATCTGGTGGTCGAGGCACAGCTGCACCCTTATGACATCCAGGGCCCGATGGCTGTGGTCGAGGCCGCAGGCGGGATCGTCACGAACTGGCAGGGTGGGCCGGCGCATCTGGGGGGGCAGGTGATTGCCGCCGCCAATCCCGAGATCCATGCCGCAGCTCTGGCTGTGCTGAACGGCTGA